One stretch of Burkholderia oklahomensis C6786 DNA includes these proteins:
- the pbpG gene encoding D-alanyl-D-alanine endopeptidase, with protein MKATPFSSMKAMCETVLRVSKRAVLPVVLASLLAVPPFDAQAKSSVSKRHPVASASIRKASFHPQSGHASLAGHAVATRHLKAGRYRLAGGVHRVTFSPRAPLSARSFEPRVTSRPSGLRSNIAYMIDPHTGETLFDRNSQSVVPIASVTKLMTAMVVLDSKAPLEERIEVTDDDRDQDKFTGSRLAIGSTLSRDDMLHIALMASENRAAAALSRYYPGGRQAFVDAMNQKARSLGMIDTHFENPTGLSKYNVSTARDLAKMVEAAYQYPLIRQYSTDLKYEVDTGRRTLYYHSTNILLRDEDWDIGVQKTGYIRESGICLVMQTTIDGREVVMVLLDSAGRHSDFFDAARLRAMLTSGGAHVMEANSAAGGS; from the coding sequence ATGAAAGCGACACCGTTTTCCTCGATGAAAGCGATGTGCGAAACCGTCCTTCGTGTCTCGAAGCGGGCGGTGTTGCCGGTCGTGCTCGCGTCCTTGCTTGCCGTCCCGCCGTTCGATGCGCAGGCGAAATCCTCCGTGTCGAAGCGGCATCCCGTGGCTTCCGCGTCCATCAGGAAGGCGAGTTTTCATCCGCAATCGGGCCATGCGTCGCTCGCGGGGCACGCGGTCGCCACGCGCCATCTGAAGGCGGGCCGCTACAGGCTGGCAGGCGGCGTCCACCGGGTCACGTTCTCGCCGCGCGCGCCGCTGAGCGCCCGCTCGTTCGAGCCGCGCGTTACGTCACGGCCGTCCGGACTCCGTTCGAACATCGCCTACATGATCGACCCGCATACCGGCGAAACGCTGTTCGACCGGAATTCGCAATCGGTCGTGCCGATCGCGTCGGTGACGAAGCTGATGACGGCGATGGTCGTGCTCGATTCGAAGGCGCCGCTCGAAGAGCGGATCGAAGTGACCGACGACGATCGCGATCAAGACAAGTTCACCGGCTCGCGCCTCGCGATCGGCTCGACGCTGAGCCGCGACGACATGCTTCACATCGCGCTGATGGCGTCCGAGAATCGCGCGGCGGCGGCGCTGTCGCGCTATTACCCGGGCGGCCGGCAGGCATTCGTCGATGCGATGAATCAGAAGGCGCGATCGCTCGGCATGATCGATACGCATTTCGAGAATCCGACCGGACTGTCGAAATACAACGTGTCGACCGCGCGCGATCTCGCGAAGATGGTCGAGGCGGCTTACCAGTATCCGCTGATCCGGCAGTATTCGACCGACCTGAAATACGAGGTCGACACGGGCCGCCGCACGCTCTACTACCACAGCACGAACATCCTGCTGCGCGACGAAGACTGGGACATCGGCGTGCAGAAGACGGGCTATATCAGGGAGTCCGGCATTTGCCTCGTGATGCAGACGACGATCGACGGGCGCGAGGTCGTGATGGTGCTGCTGGATTCGGCCGGGCGTCACTCCGATTTCTTCGACGCGGCGCGGCTGCGCGCGATGCTGACGTCGGGCGGCGCGCACGTGATGGAAGCGAATTCGGCGGCGGGCGGCAGCTGA